The Osmerus eperlanus chromosome 20, fOsmEpe2.1, whole genome shotgun sequence DNA segment TGATGGCTGATGAATCAGTGTCCTCCTTATGATTTATCCAGGGTTTACCTTTGGTGTTCCCCAAATTCACCCAGCATTCATCCAAAGGCCTTATGGGTAAGTAGGGATGTACTATTTCAGATGGTCTAATGATGATGGTAATGAAGAAGAGGATTAGTATGGCAAGAGTGTCAGTTAGCTACCAAATCTGTTAACTAAGTGAACTACTAAACTGCAAAGCCAATGTCCCTCCTTGTACTTCCATGTAGTTTGATATGTATTTATTATTCTATGAATATCAATCTTGTGTATCTGATTGTTTTGTAATTACTCCTATTTCTCTCCATGCATAGATGATGGATGATAATTTTAAATTGAAAAGCAGTAATGCTTCTATCACTCACCGCAAAGTTGACCCGAAATGTCAATTtaaggtttgtgtgtttgtgtgtgtgccagtttgTGTCCATGCATGtatggaagagtgtgtgtgtgctgtttgtgcactgtgtatgtgtgtgtgagtatgtttatgtgtgtgtgtgtgtgtgtgtgtgtgtgtgtgtgtgtgtgtgtgtgtgtgtgtgtgtgtgtgtgtgggtgtgtttatacTCTTAAGTGGGCAATGATGGAAAGTTCCATCCTGACTCAATATTATCTATCTTTCTCTGGCTCGACAGGAGGAATCTGGGTTAAGATAACTGCTGGTTTGAGGAATAGTTCAGATAAAGGAATTACCAgtaaactcaaacacacacaaacacgctcaaATGGTGATTATAGATGCATGTATGTTGGTCATTTATTTTGGTTTTGACATTTATGATAATACCTTGTGTGTACCTTGTAGTATAGCTTTGTGTGCTGTTTCACTGTCATGAAGTGGTGTTGAGATCTAAACCGTGTGTttcctatttaaaaaaaaaaaaaaacactgggtTGATGATTTTTGAGgtgttgttttctgtttttgtgGAAGTGTCAACTTTGCCAGGGGGTGCAAAGTTTATTTTCACGCTTTTGTGCTGTAGCTTGTGGTTGGTTTACCTCTCTTTGGTTTAACAGGATGGTTTTTATGTTGCTGTTTTTTGTtgctggagtgattgacagtttTCTGTGtgacttgaccccccccccccacacacacacacacacacacacacacacacacacacacacacacaccccttcaacTCACTGCTTGCCTGCATCTTTTCAAACACTGGTGGAAGTTATTCTGTCAACCATCCTAGCTCCAGCTTACCATTTAagggctgttctctctctcctcatctcttctttacctctccttgtctctctgtccctcacactTATTGCTATTCCTCATAGCATAACATCATTTAGAGTTATATTGtcactctttctatttctctctctctttctctcactcttattTTCCTACTCTTTCAGTCGCACTCTCCATTTTCCTGCTTTATCCCTATATGGAATACCACTGCTAGATCCCAATGGAGTTGATCATGTCTCTCAAGAGAATGTCCACTCCAACTCTACAGAACAGATTGTCCTAGAGATACTAGACTGAAATAGTCTAGAAGACCATACATGTTGTACAACAGGTCTTATGAAGACAAGTAGTGGTACAAAGTTGAAGTTGTGAGtgcatgtctgtatgtatgtgtgtgtagttacaaGTGTGATtacttgtgtgggtgtgtgtgtgaaaaggacGCACCAGCGCATATGTATGATGTCAGTACGAAATATGGATGCGCACTTATGTGACCGTGTAGATGCTGTTTTGTGCGTGGCTGTTTATGTGTAGCGCAATGCAGGGCCCCAAAGTCTCCGCtgtgacacaaacacatgtctGGATGCCACGGCCACTCTGAACAAGCTTTCGTCACATGGGCGCACGGCGGTGTTAAGGAAAACAAGCTTCTCCATTGTGTCGCACAAAGCCCAGAGTGCTGACACTGCAGTTGCGTGAAGCCGGCACACAaaatagggagggggggggctctctttctgtctctctcgctttctgtctctgtttctctctatccctctgtctgtcATACAGGAATGGGGACCTTAAAAACACCAGTGCAGAAGGCCCCCAGGGCATTTAAAGGGCCACATACACGATACAATACAAATCCATACACAGACACTGTACAGTATACGACAGACACAGTAgcgcacagtacagtacacacctacacatggaCACGGTACGATACACTTTAgacccacacatacagtacattaccATATAGTGCAGTACAGATCCATATGTAGACACAGTACAGCGTAGTACAGTATAGAGCCATACATAAAAcacagtacagtatagtacagtatCAGGGCATATACACTAGCCTATAGACCCATACATAGACACTGATGTGGTCATCGCAGAGAACCTTAACCTCCACCTATGCTAGCTGTGGTGTTATTGAACATTGAGCTATGGAAGTGTATTACTAACCATAGAGGACCATtccactggctggctggctggctgttctTCTGATTGTTTTACAAATCAGGGAATGAAAGGTGTGTTGTACAAACATCCCCCCATtcctgaacatacacacactcatgtcacCCCTCTGGCATGTGATTGGAGGCCTTTATTTAGCCTTGAACTTTAACGAGCCAGCCAAAGCCACAGCTATCCAGCAGACAGGGACAGAAGGAATTCATGTTTGGTATTTATCTGTTATTTCAACAGTTGCATTTAGAATGTGTACTATCCAGTATGGTGGATGAGAGAAAGAACAGAACTCCTGGTATCCTTGCAAACAGttaaacgtgtgtgtatgtgtatgttggtTTCAACACGTGGAAAGAAGTGTAGGGTATACATGATTGGGATGATGGAGaaatgttgtggattggatttccTTCCAGCTGACTTCTAGTGGATGCATTTGTGTTGAGGATTACAGGCTAATCAGACTGCAGACCACTGTGTGTCAGCCAGAACCTCTACAATGGAGTATGTGAATATGTTTTAATGCAGCACTAGGTCTTCAGCAGTGTATTGGACTGgcttgtgtgacgtgtgtgtgtgtggtgtgtatgtgtgtgtgtgtgtgttgcttcgtGGAGGTCGCTGTGTTTTGTTGCCACTGGgctgcacaggtgtgtgtgtgtgtaatttattTTGTGTCTTAGctagcatcagtgtgtgtgttacactaAGCTGAGACTGCAGTATGTATGACCTTTGACCTAAGTGAGAATTAACCTaggtcccccctcctctcttgatGTTTTGTTGAGTGAGAGTGCTTTGTTGTTCTTGGTCCATGTGGACTTTGTTGACATTGTTTTCCTTTAAAACCTGCTTTTCCCCCTGTTTCTTTGGCCTCAGTCTTTTGATGAGATGTGACATGATTGGCTAATGGAGTGTTGATAGTCGGGTTGCCACCATAGATCCTTTCTTGCATCTCTAACccccccattcctccctccaaTCCAGACTTTAAATCTGAAGGGCTGTACCTGCTGTTTCCTGCAATACCAATGTTTCTCAAACTTTCTTTTCAATTAAAACTAATCTTGTGTCAGTATTTGGTTAATTTAACTGTCAGACTGTGAACACACCAACCAACCCATATCTCACACTCGCACGATCAatttgtcggtgcctgtgtatcAGTCAAATGTAAGCTTCTTCTCCAACTGTATTTAAATCCCCCCACACCCTTTCCTAATGTCCATGAGAAGTTGTCCCCCGTCCACAGAATGATGAGAGTTTTTAACTCCTCCCATGTCATGGCTCCATCATGTGACTGAGACTCAATCATGCCTTCCCGAGTTGGTCCATTTCTATGTTGTGTGTGACGAGGGGGTCGGGCATAGGGCTTGGTCTGTAttgaggggggaggtgtggggggggggggtgatgtagAATATGTTCATTGTCCCTGACTGCTTATTTAATCAAAATTGAGCCGAGCCTGCCCCCCAAAGCTTTTTGTCTCAGCACAGAAGGGGAAACGGCCAGCAGTGTCCCTTTTTGAAAACTGTCCAGCTGTCAAAGTGGCAGTGACATTTtcacaatgcccccccccctcccagctcatCTCCTCATCACCCCAGGCCACTGcagacccctctccccccgttTACCTTTAACCCTGCtgagtacacatacacacagaaccacacacacaccctttgaaTAGGGGGCATGGTACCAGAGCCAAAGCCACATGTGAACAAGAACAGACCaatctccacctccttcctctttttttctctctctctttctccctgccctccctctccttccctttctctctctttctctcacatgaaacctgtcactctctttctatcatctAAGACATGTACCCAAACTCAATATAAATATAACTACACAACTGTATCAGAGAAGTGGAGTAATTTAATAGAAGCACCTTGAACACTACCCTAACCATATTGACGGTTAGATAGAAGAACAATAGAGATGTCTATTTTGGCAACCGTCTGAATCTCTAATAACTACTAGCAGGAATTTCCTTGATGTTCATGGACTGGATTGGACTGGGGGGACGCTTGGCCGCAGTGTGGTTTAGTTTGAGTTTGGGGGACTGGTTGAAGTTGGGTTTGATTCAGGAGGGCTGGTTGGGGCTCTGCCATTAGGTTGGGATGTTTGCTGTCAGTGACTTGCACTGGTCTGGGCAGGCCTGTCTgacactctgtgtgtgtttttgtttgtccgTCAGGATTCCAGCTCACTACGTGTACCCCCAGGCGTTCATGCAGCCCAGTATGGTCATCCCACACGTGCAGCCCAGTGCTGCCACCTCCGCCGCTGCCACCTCGCCCTACATCGACTACACGGGCGCCGCCTACGCCCAGTACTCCGCCGCTGCCGCTAGCGCTGCCGCAGCCTACGAGCAGTATCCCTACGCCGCCTCCCCAGCGGCGGCAGGATACGTGGCAGCTGCCGGCTACGGCTATGCGGTCCAGCAGCCGCTTGCCACAGCCGCACCGGGGTCTGCTGCCGCTGCAGCCTTCGGCCAATATCAGCCCCAGCAGCTGCAAGCTGACCGCATGCAGTAGCAGCCACAGCAGTCATTggacaggaggggtggaggagagcccCGCCCCCATCCCGGGATGATTGGCTATGAGGAAGAGCGTTGGAGGAAGAGGGATTGGCCGGAGGCGTGGGCGGGTCAGTGAGTTGCTACGAGGATGGTGATGATGtcgatgatggtggtgatggtggtgagggtgaggtgggaaCTTCATACAGTAGCTTTCCAACTTGCTGTGCTTAAACCCCCAAAATAAGAGAAAACTCAGAGCAAGTAAGAAAGGTGATTGATTAtcgttattattactattatcatttttactattattattattgtagtaaagtatttatttatataggaGAAATGCAAGGACTAATCTCTGTGGTTGGTATAGGTGTTAATTAAGGCCTTATTCAGTCCCATTGCTGTCTAAAACATAGGAGATTATTCTCTTTGAGGGAATTTAGGGGCATCTCTAAAGTCTACTTTTGGTTCGGAAGTCCTCATAATCTGTATTTATAATGACATTTTGGGGGCCATGTTGTAATCTTGTcatttcaaatgcatttgaagtTGAACTTTTTTTCTGAGAATCAGGGAAATGGAGCTGTTTCCAGCATGTTAGCTGGAAACATGTCAAGCTCTGCTTGACCAGGATCTAGCTGTGGAGAAGAGTGAAAGAGTCATGGCTCATGTTGCTCATGTTTAAAAATGACCTTCTTAATCTTCCTCATGCTGAATGTTGCTTTTTTACTCTGTATCTCGACCTCTTGACCTAtgcaatacaaataaataaccaGGACGCAAAAGCTgcaggaaaataaataaatagaaacTGTCATCATGGATTTCACAGCTGGGCATGGTGAACCATCGGAGGcacaaagagggaggggaaaatgcTTCTGACAATGAGAAACACCAAATCAGTACATTTttgtaaacacacgcacaggcacacacaggaacacacaggcacacacaggaacacacaggcacacacaggcacacacagttgCGTACATAGCAGTCAGATACAAAGGCCCTAGTGGTGTTTCTGTCTGGCTTTGTGCTATGGAATGGAgtcagagtgaaagagagaaaacaggggGAGAGCAGCTGCTAATGGGGGCGGTAGGGAGGCAGgggtggtgtggaggggggggggggggatgcagaaGGGACAGTCAGGCCAGTACCACTCTGACAGATCACTCTGGAAAGAACGCATCACTTGTGCTCATTTGTTGAGCTGTCACATTTTAATCCCTGGGCCCATTTGGAAAGCgggcccccactctctctctctctctctctctctctctccccatcagccctccctctctggttCTGTCCCTGTCAGCATTTCCAgctctgtcctgtctgttgCTAGAGCCTAACTAGCTGTGCTTAGGCTGGGTCACACACAGACCGCTCTCTTAGTCCTACCACACCCACCTAAACCTTTACAACTGGCCTGCCCCGTGTGTGTAGAAAGGTGTGGGGATGGCAGCAGAGATGGGACGGCTTTCAGGCTCCTCACACACCAGTATGTGGCTTCTTCTTGTGCCTTACGTTTGTACTGCAATttaagaggaggaaaaaaagaaatctaGTATTTAAGATATTTATTTTGAGAGTTGACTATGTTGCGCTCTAAGTAACGAAACTTAGTGGCGGCACTGTATTAATATTATGTACTCATCTCAAGGCATATAAGTTATTGAGTAGATTTAGTTGTATTACTATTAACATACTCAACCAAAATGTTAATGTAGAATTTATTTAAGAAACAATTCCTGTATGTCCACTGTACACTGTATTCTGTTATTGCCTTTTTGAATCTTTAGGCCATGATGTCATCACTGGCTAGTTTGATgccttttgtatgaaactttaTTTAAATGCAGGCCAATTTGCGTGCAGATTGTACTCTGCATATTCTGTTGAAAAGACAAAACAGACGTAAAATACtgtcaaaaaacaaaaatgctGCTTTATACATTAGAATGTAAAGTCATTGTCAAGGTTTCAATAGCTGTGCTTATTTTGCTCTTAATATTTATCAGATATTTTATATCAGCTATCAGATATCAGCTATTTTACACTGTTGGGAATTTTTATACTTGAACTATTTCTTACAAGggaaaatatgaaaataaatgacaaaaaaacttTATAATGAAGCTTTTCATTGTCACTGGATGAAGGCATGTAAAGTGTTATTACTATTTAAATGCAATGGTCTTGTTGGTATAAAACTTTATTCTAGAATTTCGATGCTATTTACTCTAAATTAAAATAAAAGGTTCtatgtttaaaaaaaggttttttaTTTACAGTGTATCATTTTCCAGCTGAAGGACAACCACAGTGATTCTGAATATAGATTATtatgtattgtagctctatGGCATTGAGGGCAACATTGATTAAATATCAGACAAAGTATGGAGTTCCAGGGTGACAGTGTCCTGCGGTGTAACACCGTCACAGAAGAGCTCTCCACCATTTTGGATCCAACACCCTTAATAACGCCGGACACTCCTGTCAGCCTATAGCGCCagagaggtaaaaaaaaaaacggaataTCCAATGGAAGCCAATCAATGATTTAAAATTTTTTTATCAATAAATTATGCTCAAAGGCCTGCCACCCCTCCCAACCCATATTTTCTTGTCACTGAGGGGAGCAGAATCTATTTCCGCACTGTAACAGTATGCTGGCTCATATATCTGGAGTAGCATGACAGCGCAAAAATATGCAGGCCAGAAATCATAGCTGCTCGGATGTAAGGAGAGCTTCTGGGATGGATTTATGAAGGAGAGGCATGGAATGGATGgttgtaaggagggagggagagaaggattgaTGGACGGACATCAAAGGTCCTGTCTAAACTTTACATTGAATGATGAACATCCCTTGTAGAAGATAATGTTTATAATGGatggaaatgtatttattttacaattCCTTTCACAAATGCAGAACTAGTATGTGCAGGACTATTACTAAATTCATTGCCATGGGCCTGCCTGGACTGAGACTAAGCTGCCTATGCAACAACGTCAACCAGACGTTCTATATTTAGAATCAGTGTCTGGGGTGGGGGTGCCGTTTTGGAGACCTAGAGATTGGAACCTACTGTCACTTCGTGGGGATTTGACCACTCCAGTGAGAGCTTCCTAGATATTTCTTAATTTGGAAGTCCCGGAAGTTTAGGGTCCTTTGCGCATTGACTGACAGGAAGGCTGCGTAAGACGCAGCAGACGGAAGGCACCGATATCTTTCCCGGGATATTAGAAAGTCTTCGAAAGCACAACGTGAAGATTCACTAGGGGCCTACATTTAAAGGTAATTTATGTTATGTGATCTTGTTATGTTTCCTAAcgaatgtctctgtgtgtttttgacGACTGGATCGAGGGACAAGGTGTGCGGCGGTGATCGGTGGACTGTGCGGCCGCCGGCCGGGTAGCTTGGAGGATAGAAATGTGCGCACTTGTCCAGTTCATTGTTTTGGCTAAATTAAAGGAAACACGAGGACGGAAAAACGTCAAAAAAAACTTGCCCTATTCGTACGCTTTGTTTGCGGTTTGGGTGACTTATATTTTTATCACTGCGTTTAGGCTATTAGCAACGTATGCAGACTACCAGAAAACGACAATTCCGTTAACTTACTAGGCTATAGACATTAACACCGTGTGCCATCtggtttttgttgtgtttttcatCATGCTGTCGATAACTATACGAGCATCCTTGTCAGAGGGAAAGACCCTGTTCAATACACAAGACATGTCATGTCAACAATATAGATGAGTCATGCAAACAAGATATGGTGTGATGTTTATCAGAGAATAACCACTTTAAATGCTTAAACGCACTTTTGTTTGACGACCTCGGCCTATATTTATTACAATGGTATTTATAATTGATGCAATATTACTGGAATCCAGTGGCAAAAATTCCACTGAAACGGCACAAGCTATAAACCTGTTCTCATTGGAATATTACAGGAGGTGAGGCCTGTGACTTAAATAGACCTACAGCTTACAGAGACCACTGCTCGTGATGCCATTTTGGGCCCGGATATGTTCACTTAAATCGTATAAAACCTATCAATAAATCCATTATCCTGAAACACTGTTGACTGATGCTTTTGAAAGGGATTCAAGTCTTACAACAGTGTATTACAGTAAGACTTGTGGAGCCCCCAGACATATGTCCATCCTATGGACCAGCTGGGAGCCAGTAGAACAGATACAGTTTTGCAGTTCTAGCTCAATATAGCCCAGATCAGATACCTGGTCACAGGGTTCAGGAGATGAGATCGAGCATGTGGCTACGGTCATTCTGCTCTCTGTAAAATGTCTGCTTTCACAGCTGacgattggggggggggggtgtttcagctgcaatgtgtctgtgtgactatGGTAACAGAACTAGGCTACAGTTTCTGCTAAGGAGTCCAGATCTTGGTATACAGCCTTTGTCTTGCACCCACAGGGCTGTTGACTCCCACTGTTTCTTTTTCAGATTCAACAATAACTTGTATATTATTGCCAACATTCCATTACTTTGTCTCATATTGCTGTGGGAACTTGTGTACCAAGAAGAACTCACCGATAGGGGTGTCCTATTCCCCCTGGCTTTGGTACATACAGCAGGAGACCATAGCTGTTGCGGGACCTATGACCCGTTGACTGAGTCAGTGATTCACCTGCGTACTTCAGTGCCGGTAGAGGCAGGTTTTGGGTTAGGGTCCATGATCTcccaaaagtctatcacttatCACACACGTAGGGTGAAACCATGCTCCCACTCTTGTGTAATGCAGCTGGCAGATGAATGACACTTCAAGcattcctttcttttccttagGTGCATTTGTGTCGATTTCTCCTACCAACGGCCTTTTTTTTCCGGCCTTTTCATCAGCGATTTCTTACGCAACGTAagaagggagtgagagacacCGATGAatgacagaatgagagaaaagTTGTGTGTggacaaataaaaacaacaaaatgaaTTCATCGAACGAATTGTGATTCAagtttcatttaaaaaatggttctAACAGCCAACCGATTTAGGTTTTCAACCATGATACACAACATGaattgatgtttgtgtgtggttatg contains these protein-coding regions:
- the rbm24a gene encoding RNA-binding protein 24; protein product: MHTTQKDTTYTKIFVGGLPYHTTDSSLRKYFEVFGEIEEAVVITDRQTGKSRGYGFVTMSDRSAADRACKDPNPIIDGRKANVNLAYLGAKPRVMQPGFTFGVPQIHPAFIQRPYGIPAHYVYPQAFMQPSMVIPHVQPSAATSAAATSPYIDYTGAAYAQYSAAAASAAAAYEQYPYAASPAAAGYVAAAGYGYAVQQPLATAAPGSAAAAAFGQYQPQQLQADRMQ